Proteins encoded in a region of the Isosphaeraceae bacterium EP7 genome:
- a CDS encoding fumarylacetoacetate hydrolase family protein gives MKLARFRTKSDPSPRVGIVEESVVRPLAPDAGRLADVLHSDDPASYARAHVPAGVTLSLDQVELLAPIDDQEVWGAGVTYERSKIAREEESEKAASFYDLVYRAPRPELFFKANARRVIGHDQAIRVRSDSRWSVPEPELALVLSPTMRLVGFTIGNDVSARDIEGENPLYLPQAKVHDACCGLGPVITLAEGMPAVAEIGIRLEIERAGAIVVQSETSAAKMKRTFDELIGWLSRDNAFPDGAILLTGTGVVPPDEFGLTPGDIIRMSIDGIGTLRNTVVQSSPTSATQL, from the coding sequence ATGAAGCTCGCTAGATTTCGGACCAAGTCGGACCCGTCCCCGCGCGTTGGCATCGTCGAGGAGTCGGTCGTCCGCCCTCTCGCCCCGGATGCGGGACGCCTCGCCGACGTGCTCCACTCCGATGACCCCGCCTCATACGCACGGGCGCACGTGCCTGCGGGCGTCACCTTATCGCTCGACCAGGTGGAGCTGCTGGCACCGATCGACGACCAGGAGGTCTGGGGCGCCGGGGTCACCTACGAACGCAGCAAAATTGCGCGCGAAGAGGAGTCGGAGAAGGCCGCCAGCTTCTATGACCTCGTGTACAGGGCTCCTCGTCCCGAGCTCTTCTTCAAGGCGAACGCCAGGCGCGTCATCGGCCACGACCAGGCCATCCGCGTGCGGAGCGATTCGCGCTGGAGTGTTCCCGAGCCCGAGCTGGCGCTCGTCCTGTCGCCTACCATGCGGCTCGTCGGCTTCACGATCGGCAATGACGTCAGTGCGCGCGACATTGAGGGGGAGAATCCGCTCTACTTGCCGCAAGCCAAGGTCCACGATGCATGCTGTGGCCTCGGCCCCGTCATCACGCTCGCGGAGGGGATGCCCGCCGTTGCCGAGATCGGCATTCGCCTTGAGATCGAGCGAGCCGGCGCGATCGTCGTCCAGTCTGAAACCTCGGCGGCCAAGATGAAGCGAACCTTCGACGAACTGATCGGCTGGCTCTCCCGCGACAACGCCTTCCCCGATGGGGCGATTCTCCTGACAGGCACCGGAGTCGTCCCACCCGATGAATTCGGGCTGACCCCTGGCGACATCATCCGCATGTCGATCGACGGCATCGGTACCCTTCGAAACACGGTTGTCCAGTCATCGCCCACATCCGCGACTCAGCTCTGA
- a CDS encoding lauroyl acyltransferase, producing MRRRLHNFRKAMLKLALPLIRRLPPQSATRALAQIGHVEYAMSKKFRHRFDTAIQHGAIHFGATWDPSSLGPSLAGRQILGRSYDLLLDGMDDETVAPLIAVEGREILDRALAGGRGVILLISHFGSNVIPTHWLYRNDYPVRWLTERPRHLSDYMNRKLEVEGQRELFLSRRATPSEGAATVRRAAKALRANMILKVACDVRWQGPSSVPARFLGQDLTFAATWVRLAAMTGAPVVQSFGRIADDGNYAIEFLPEWNVPTTGSKEDEAAIWVQHALDRIEERVGVHPADSNDYFFWREETLAGA from the coding sequence ATGAGGCGTCGCCTACATAATTTCCGCAAGGCCATGCTGAAGTTGGCCCTCCCCCTGATCAGGCGACTTCCTCCGCAATCCGCCACCCGGGCGCTTGCGCAAATCGGCCACGTCGAATACGCGATGTCGAAGAAGTTCCGGCATCGGTTCGACACCGCCATCCAGCACGGGGCCATCCATTTCGGGGCGACATGGGACCCGTCGAGCCTTGGCCCTTCGCTCGCCGGTCGTCAGATTCTCGGTCGTTCTTATGATCTCCTGCTCGACGGGATGGATGACGAGACCGTTGCCCCCCTGATCGCCGTCGAGGGGCGTGAGATCCTCGACCGGGCGCTGGCCGGCGGGCGTGGCGTGATCCTGCTGATCAGCCACTTCGGGTCGAACGTCATCCCGACTCACTGGCTCTATCGCAACGACTATCCGGTCCGCTGGCTCACCGAGCGGCCTCGCCACCTGTCCGATTACATGAATCGGAAGCTGGAGGTCGAGGGCCAGCGCGAGCTGTTCCTGTCGAGGCGTGCGACCCCATCGGAAGGGGCGGCAACAGTCCGTCGCGCAGCCAAAGCGTTGCGAGCGAACATGATCCTGAAGGTCGCCTGCGACGTGCGATGGCAGGGGCCGAGTTCCGTCCCCGCGCGGTTCCTGGGCCAAGACCTGACGTTCGCCGCGACCTGGGTGCGACTCGCCGCGATGACCGGTGCGCCGGTCGTCCAGTCCTTCGGCCGGATCGCCGACGACGGGAACTACGCCATCGAGTTCCTCCCCGAGTGGAACGTCCCCACGACCGGCTCGAAAGAAGACGAAGCGGCCATCTGGGTCCAGCACGCGCTCGACCGGATCGAAGAACGCGTTGGCGTGCATCCGGCAGACAGCAACGACTATTTCTTCTGGCGAGAAGAGACCCTGGCCGGGGCCTGA
- the floA gene encoding flotillin-like protein FloA (flotillin-like protein involved in membrane lipid rafts): MDAILLAQGPAQASTSFLVIIVIVTIALFSLFAFIFFAKYFNLWIQAKMTHANVGIFELIGMSFRKVNPNIIVRSKIMAIQAGMTEKDGITTRGLEAHYLAGGNVPNVVRALIAANRADIPLSYKRAAAIDLAGRNVLDAVQTSVNPKVIDCPDPTKGRQTVDAVAKDGIQLKAKARVTVRTNIDRLIGGATEETIIARVGEGIVTTIGSAISHKLVLENPDSISKRVLEKGLDAGTAFEILSIDIADIDVGDNIGANLQAAQAEADTRVARAKAEERRAFAVAMEQEHMASVQENRAKVIAAEAEVPLAIAEAFRKGNLGITDYYQLRNIQADTEMRNSIAGGNSKRDSTPAGS, from the coding sequence ATGGATGCCATACTGCTGGCCCAGGGCCCGGCCCAGGCCTCCACCTCGTTCCTGGTGATCATCGTCATCGTGACGATCGCCCTGTTCTCGCTGTTCGCGTTCATCTTCTTCGCCAAGTACTTCAATCTCTGGATCCAGGCCAAGATGACCCACGCCAACGTGGGGATCTTCGAGCTGATCGGGATGTCGTTCCGGAAGGTGAACCCCAACATCATCGTCCGCTCGAAGATCATGGCCATCCAGGCGGGCATGACCGAGAAGGATGGGATCACCACCCGCGGCCTCGAGGCCCATTACCTCGCCGGCGGCAACGTCCCCAACGTCGTCCGGGCGCTGATCGCCGCCAATCGGGCCGACATTCCCCTGAGCTACAAGCGGGCCGCCGCCATCGACCTGGCCGGGCGAAACGTGCTCGACGCCGTGCAGACCAGCGTCAATCCCAAGGTCATCGACTGCCCCGACCCCACCAAGGGCCGGCAGACCGTCGACGCCGTGGCCAAGGACGGCATCCAGCTGAAGGCCAAGGCCCGCGTGACCGTGCGGACCAACATCGACCGACTCATCGGCGGTGCCACCGAGGAAACAATCATCGCACGCGTCGGCGAGGGCATCGTCACCACCATCGGCTCGGCCATCTCGCACAAGCTCGTGCTGGAAAACCCCGACTCGATCTCCAAGCGAGTGCTGGAGAAGGGCCTCGACGCCGGCACTGCGTTCGAGATCCTCTCGATCGACATCGCCGACATCGACGTGGGCGACAACATCGGCGCCAACCTCCAGGCCGCCCAGGCCGAGGCCGACACCCGGGTTGCCCGTGCCAAGGCCGAGGAACGACGCGCCTTCGCCGTCGCCATGGAGCAGGAGCACATGGCCTCCGTCCAGGAGAACCGCGCCAAGGTCATCGCCGCGGAGGCCGAGGTTCCCCTGGCCATCGCCGAAGCCTTCCGCAAGGGTAACCTGGGCATCACGGACTATTACCAGCTCCGCAACATCCAAGCAGACACAGAGATGCGCAACTCGATCGCGGGCGGAAACTCCAAGCGCGACTCGACGCCGGCCGGCAGTTAA
- the prpB gene encoding methylisocitrate lyase: MTSPGAKLRAALDAGPIMIPGAFNALTARMAERLGYHAIYLSGGALSAGWAGVPDIGLLTATEFADQAAVLARATSLPLLCDADTGFGEAINVERTVTLYERAGAAGLHLEDQEMPKRCGHLSGKRLVGVDAMCAKIRAAVAARSDPDFVLIARTDARSVEGFEAAVTRSRAYLDAGADMIFPEALESAAEFERFAREVKAPLIANMTEFGRGPLLDFDELAGYGYKAVLYPLTAFRAAMKAAGDVLAELRDRGTQRSSLGAMMDRAELYEHLGYSAWEARDRAYFGGEPSGPSNPA; the protein is encoded by the coding sequence ATGACGTCCCCGGGTGCGAAGCTGAGGGCGGCCCTGGACGCCGGGCCGATCATGATCCCGGGTGCCTTCAATGCCCTGACGGCCCGGATGGCCGAGCGGCTGGGTTATCACGCGATCTATCTCTCGGGCGGGGCACTCTCGGCCGGTTGGGCCGGCGTGCCCGACATCGGGCTCCTGACGGCGACGGAATTCGCCGACCAGGCGGCGGTGCTTGCTCGAGCGACGTCCCTACCCTTGCTCTGCGACGCCGACACCGGTTTCGGCGAGGCGATCAATGTCGAGCGTACGGTGACGCTCTACGAGCGGGCAGGCGCGGCCGGTCTGCACCTGGAAGACCAGGAGATGCCCAAACGCTGCGGGCACCTTTCGGGAAAGCGACTTGTCGGTGTCGACGCGATGTGCGCCAAGATCCGCGCCGCAGTGGCCGCTCGATCCGACCCCGACTTCGTCCTGATCGCGCGCACCGACGCACGATCGGTCGAGGGTTTCGAAGCGGCTGTCACGCGTAGCCGCGCCTACCTGGACGCCGGGGCCGACATGATCTTCCCCGAGGCGCTGGAGTCAGCCGCCGAGTTCGAGCGGTTCGCGCGCGAGGTGAAAGCCCCGCTCATCGCCAACATGACCGAGTTCGGCCGCGGGCCGCTGCTCGACTTCGACGAGCTTGCAGGCTACGGCTACAAGGCGGTGCTCTATCCGCTGACCGCCTTCCGGGCCGCGATGAAGGCCGCCGGTGATGTGCTGGCCGAGCTGCGCGACCGAGGGACGCAACGGTCGTCCCTCGGCGCCATGATGGATCGGGCCGAGCTTTATGAGCACCTCGGTTACTCGGCGTGGGAGGCCCGCGATCGGGCCTACTTCGGGGGGGAGCCGTCAGGCCCTTCGAATCCGGCGTGA
- a CDS encoding PLP-dependent aminotransferase family protein, whose product MTPRIPFSDAANRTSPPAISELMQVALANPGLISLAAGFVDQGSLPVGPVAEAIASIAADPVESRRALQYGTTAGDRGLRSQIVGLLERSEGVKPGTYASAHDRILITTGSQQLLYLVAEALINPGDIVIVEAPTYFVYLGVLETQGARAVGVPIDDGGMRLDALEQTLVEIEARGELDRVKLIYTISEHSNPSGISLAADRRGPLVELAKRWSKRHQILILEDVAYRGVCFDGHEAPSVWSHDPEGETVILARSFSKTFSPGLKTGFGVLPPALHAVVHRLKGNHDFGSSHLNQQILDHVLASGTFDRHLAKLVAMYRRKRDVMLGALETYFGGADSGVSWTHPHGGLFVWLTAPEGVDTGPHGSFFARCLERGVLYVPGSYCYAAEGSPAPTNQARLCFGVPGETELKEGIRRLSAAMSDCLIETV is encoded by the coding sequence ATGACACCCCGAATCCCGTTCAGTGACGCGGCAAACCGGACCTCACCGCCGGCCATCAGCGAACTCATGCAGGTGGCACTCGCCAATCCGGGACTGATTTCCCTGGCCGCCGGATTCGTCGACCAGGGGTCACTCCCGGTCGGGCCGGTCGCCGAGGCGATCGCCTCCATCGCGGCCGACCCGGTCGAGTCCAGGCGTGCGTTGCAGTACGGGACCACCGCGGGGGATCGAGGCCTGAGGTCGCAGATCGTTGGGCTGCTTGAGCGGAGCGAAGGGGTGAAGCCCGGCACCTACGCCTCGGCGCACGACCGGATCCTGATCACGACCGGCTCGCAACAACTGCTCTATCTGGTGGCCGAGGCCCTGATCAATCCCGGCGACATCGTGATCGTCGAGGCGCCCACGTATTTCGTCTATCTGGGCGTTCTCGAGACCCAGGGAGCCAGGGCCGTCGGCGTGCCGATCGATGACGGCGGAATGCGGCTCGACGCTCTCGAGCAGACGCTCGTCGAGATTGAAGCCCGCGGCGAGCTGGATCGGGTCAAGCTGATCTACACGATCAGCGAGCACTCGAACCCCTCGGGCATCAGCCTTGCGGCCGACCGGCGAGGGCCTCTGGTCGAGCTGGCGAAACGCTGGTCGAAACGCCACCAGATCTTGATCCTCGAAGACGTGGCCTATCGCGGGGTCTGCTTCGACGGTCACGAGGCGCCGAGCGTCTGGAGCCATGATCCCGAGGGTGAGACGGTCATCCTCGCCCGTTCGTTCAGCAAGACATTCAGCCCCGGCCTGAAGACCGGCTTCGGCGTGCTGCCTCCCGCACTTCACGCGGTGGTTCACCGGCTCAAGGGGAACCACGACTTCGGATCGTCGCACCTCAATCAGCAGATCCTCGACCACGTCCTTGCCAGCGGCACGTTCGACCGGCACCTCGCGAAGCTGGTGGCGATGTATCGCCGCAAGCGGGACGTGATGCTGGGTGCACTTGAAACCTACTTCGGCGGGGCGGATTCCGGGGTCAGCTGGACGCATCCGCACGGCGGGCTCTTCGTCTGGCTCACGGCCCCCGAAGGGGTCGACACCGGGCCGCACGGCTCGTTCTTCGCCCGCTGCCTTGAGCGCGGGGTGCTGTACGTGCCCGGCTCGTATTGTTATGCGGCCGAGGGGAGCCCAGCCCCCACCAACCAGGCCAGGCTTTGCTTCGGCGTTCCGGGTGAGACCGAGCTCAAAGAGGGAATTCGCCGGCTGTCGGCGGCGATGTCCGATTGCCTGATCGAGACGGTCTGA
- a CDS encoding acyl carrier protein, with product MNEASPAMVAQVAEIVRLVGKLAPETKVSSESRLSEDFGIDSLDQVSILMKIEDSFGLEINDDDVSGLQTVGELADHVARTKAAAA from the coding sequence ATGAACGAAGCATCCCCCGCGATGGTCGCCCAGGTCGCCGAGATCGTCCGACTCGTCGGCAAGCTCGCTCCCGAGACCAAGGTTTCGTCCGAGTCGAGATTGTCCGAAGACTTCGGGATCGACTCGCTCGACCAGGTCTCGATCCTGATGAAGATCGAGGATTCGTTCGGGCTCGAGATCAATGACGACGACGTCTCGGGCCTCCAGACGGTCGGCGAGCTGGCCGATCATGTGGCGCGGACGAAGGCGGCGGCGGCCTGA
- a CDS encoding LptF/LptG family permease yields MRILDRERYKAFFKAYVICFIVLVGLYVVIDAFTNLDEFLKIDDGSFGLFRRMGRFYLIRLSEFYDRLCGVISMMAAIFTVTWMQKNNELLAMLAAGVGTKRVIRPVLISAVIVSLLAMANQEFVLPSIGEELQKSHDDDGTRRVGVYGRADGNRIEIDGQLADRKARTIFHFSATFPVALTGRLTWVEAAQALYVPPNHPDAPLKGGWLLRGARIRPEDDEFRSEVLVPLETDAGFAPPVGVLDDLGHATYFLKTDLPFAAVTRKRDWYRFATTPELFTSLTDPTTEPEWLDINVALHGRLLRPMLGLCLMFVSLPLVLGGSGRNMFINLGMSLGTSGLFYGVTFLMQYLAGTDVVSAELSAWAPLIGFGTFATARWDAIRT; encoded by the coding sequence ATGAGAATCCTCGATCGCGAGCGATACAAGGCCTTCTTCAAGGCGTATGTCATCTGCTTCATCGTGCTGGTGGGGCTCTACGTCGTCATCGACGCATTCACCAATCTCGATGAATTTCTGAAGATTGACGACGGCTCGTTCGGGCTGTTCAGGCGGATGGGCCGGTTCTACCTGATCCGCCTGAGCGAGTTTTACGACCGCCTCTGCGGCGTCATCAGCATGATGGCGGCGATTTTCACCGTCACCTGGATGCAGAAGAACAACGAGCTGCTGGCGATGCTCGCCGCCGGGGTCGGCACCAAGCGGGTCATCCGGCCGGTCCTCATCTCCGCGGTGATCGTCAGCCTGCTGGCGATGGCCAACCAAGAATTCGTCCTGCCGAGCATCGGCGAAGAGCTCCAGAAGTCGCACGACGACGACGGCACGCGGCGGGTCGGCGTCTACGGCCGGGCCGACGGCAACCGGATCGAGATCGACGGCCAGCTCGCCGACCGCAAGGCCAGGACGATCTTCCACTTCAGCGCCACCTTTCCGGTGGCCCTGACCGGACGCCTGACCTGGGTCGAGGCGGCCCAGGCGCTTTACGTCCCGCCGAATCACCCCGATGCCCCGCTCAAGGGCGGCTGGCTGCTGAGAGGGGCCCGGATCAGGCCCGAGGACGACGAGTTCCGCAGCGAGGTCCTCGTCCCGCTCGAGACCGATGCGGGCTTCGCCCCGCCGGTCGGGGTACTGGATGACCTCGGGCACGCGACCTACTTCCTCAAGACCGACCTCCCGTTCGCGGCGGTGACTCGCAAGCGGGACTGGTACCGGTTTGCGACCACGCCCGAGCTCTTCACGTCGTTGACCGACCCGACCACCGAGCCCGAGTGGCTGGACATCAACGTGGCGCTGCACGGCCGGTTGCTCAGGCCGATGCTCGGGCTCTGTCTGATGTTCGTCAGCCTCCCGTTGGTGCTGGGTGGGAGCGGGCGCAACATGTTTATCAACCTGGGGATGTCGCTTGGGACGTCGGGCCTGTTCTACGGGGTCACGTTCCTGATGCAGTACCTCGCCGGCACCGACGTCGTCTCGGCCGAGCTGTCGGCATGGGCCCCGCTGATTGGCTTCGGCACGTTCGCGACGGCCCGCTGGGATGCGATCAGGACCTGA
- a CDS encoding LptF/LptG family permease, whose amino-acid sequence MIWGSAHGLMQGGMLRLGGIVLASACGMSLLGVVSRGTIKIVMPVDPIGGPPPEGPGAIDRRPPVQTRQFETVSDRPWRRKTPVFGILQRYILGEIFRSFLLALTAITGIFVLFMVMAQATNAGLSPRDILRLIPFVVPTSLPYTVPVALLFAVTVVFGRIAADNEVVAIKTAGLSAMAVLKPAYAFGLALSVLLFFLSGGLIPKANNYAKKVVFENFEDLIYKTLKKDRELNNGFPFYIKVRDVVGKTLIEPTFKRRAPKLGPNSYDAIVQAATAEIQFDLDAHVAKVYLNGSTIQTTGTSQVVALVHDKILEIPMPGDNKMLQDKKVQEMTTSELKVRYAENKVKIATERQRQAIESAMSIGAGMFQKVNWASVQKVFIDYNYWEQECNKVETERQLRTALAAGSIFFVMLGAPMGIRAARGDFLSAFIACFVPIIMIYYPLTLFGVNLGKEGVMTPWVALWVGNLVLAVLALLVIRPVLKH is encoded by the coding sequence GTGATCTGGGGTAGTGCACACGGCCTGATGCAGGGGGGAATGCTCCGCCTCGGCGGCATCGTGCTGGCCTCGGCCTGCGGGATGTCGTTGCTTGGTGTCGTCTCCCGGGGCACGATCAAGATCGTGATGCCCGTCGACCCGATCGGCGGCCCGCCGCCCGAGGGTCCGGGCGCCATCGATCGCCGGCCACCCGTCCAGACCAGGCAATTCGAGACGGTCTCCGATCGCCCGTGGCGGCGGAAGACCCCCGTCTTCGGCATCCTCCAGCGCTACATCCTGGGCGAGATCTTCCGCTCGTTCCTGCTCGCACTGACGGCGATCACCGGCATCTTCGTCCTGTTCATGGTCATGGCCCAGGCCACCAATGCGGGTCTCTCCCCTCGCGACATTCTCAGGCTGATCCCGTTCGTCGTGCCGACGAGCTTGCCCTATACCGTCCCCGTCGCGCTCCTGTTCGCGGTCACCGTGGTCTTCGGCCGGATCGCCGCCGACAATGAGGTGGTCGCCATCAAGACCGCCGGCCTCAGCGCAATGGCCGTATTGAAGCCCGCCTACGCCTTCGGCCTGGCGCTCAGCGTCTTGCTCTTCTTCCTCAGCGGCGGCCTGATCCCCAAGGCGAACAACTACGCCAAGAAGGTCGTGTTCGAGAACTTCGAGGATCTGATCTACAAGACCCTCAAGAAGGACCGCGAGCTGAATAACGGCTTCCCCTTTTATATCAAGGTTCGCGACGTCGTGGGCAAGACCCTGATCGAGCCTACCTTCAAGCGACGCGCCCCCAAGCTCGGGCCGAACTCGTACGACGCGATCGTGCAGGCGGCCACGGCCGAGATCCAGTTCGATCTCGACGCCCACGTCGCCAAGGTCTATCTCAACGGCAGCACGATCCAGACGACCGGAACGTCTCAGGTCGTCGCCCTGGTTCATGACAAGATCCTGGAAATTCCGATGCCCGGCGACAACAAGATGTTGCAGGACAAGAAGGTCCAGGAAATGACCACGTCCGAGTTGAAGGTGCGGTACGCCGAGAACAAGGTGAAGATCGCCACCGAGCGGCAACGTCAGGCGATCGAGTCGGCCATGTCGATCGGCGCGGGGATGTTCCAGAAGGTGAACTGGGCCTCGGTTCAGAAAGTCTTCATCGACTACAACTACTGGGAACAGGAGTGCAACAAGGTCGAGACCGAGCGTCAGCTCAGGACGGCCCTCGCCGCCGGCAGCATCTTCTTCGTGATGCTGGGCGCGCCGATGGGGATCCGGGCGGCACGCGGCGACTTCCTCAGTGCATTCATCGCCTGCTTCGTGCCGATCATCATGATCTACTACCCGCTGACCCTGTTCGGCGTGAACCTGGGCAAAGAAGGGGTCATGACCCCCTGGGTCGCCCTCTGGGTGGGCAACCTCGTCCTGGCGGTGCTGGCCCTGCTCGTCATCCGTCCGGTGTTGAAGCATTGA
- a CDS encoding protein tyrosine phosphatase, which produces MISTSRFAKVWPWLVLLLAMAPAIWHFVDFPDDLDGEYPSILRPTFSARPPSAYRLAEPGDTIDRVGIYASAAGLVLTAFGWGFAWRNGTRTGLWPASFAVLLAAGWHASNPMPTADGWHGLGWAALLDPAAPIGLRIGLGLAAVVLITVAAVSAHTSRPDRLKPGVASLGLVGLGLMILRVLNMPDVEPLGYWPRWCFAWGLIAWDLSLLKSLPAISLVGKKARWGLAVAGPVGWVVLVLAGIQLSWYHRPLSRLKEIVPGAIYISAMPTYRGLEIAQERHKFKTIINLFAEDTPRRSPILPQELKFVRENGIAYYNSPADASKSDEFLDMTLALARDPAAWPILVHCHGCMDRTPAWVGIYKFVVQGKPLDGIFREIEAHRGHRPKASVTLLYNRVLPPRAPGQYAEDPTAPILREIAHGIVDPHDAAIASNEGPKANPRLARGVPGAAHSPGKLDGSPDQAKVPQDAATVPNRESSGHHDTPNPVQ; this is translated from the coding sequence ATGATCTCAACGTCGAGATTCGCCAAAGTTTGGCCCTGGCTCGTCCTCCTGCTGGCCATGGCGCCGGCGATCTGGCACTTTGTCGACTTCCCCGACGACCTCGACGGGGAATATCCGTCGATCCTCCGGCCGACCTTCAGCGCCCGGCCGCCGTCGGCCTACCGCCTGGCCGAGCCCGGCGACACGATCGACCGGGTGGGCATCTACGCGTCGGCCGCGGGCCTGGTCCTGACCGCGTTCGGATGGGGATTTGCCTGGCGTAACGGGACCCGCACGGGGCTCTGGCCGGCCTCGTTCGCGGTGCTGCTGGCCGCGGGCTGGCACGCGTCAAACCCGATGCCCACGGCCGACGGCTGGCACGGCCTGGGATGGGCCGCGTTGCTCGATCCGGCCGCCCCGATCGGCCTGCGGATCGGGCTCGGCCTGGCCGCGGTCGTGCTCATCACTGTGGCGGCCGTTTCCGCCCACACATCGCGGCCGGATCGGCTCAAGCCGGGGGTGGCGTCGCTCGGACTCGTCGGCCTCGGCCTGATGATTCTCCGCGTGCTGAACATGCCCGACGTCGAGCCGCTGGGCTACTGGCCGCGCTGGTGCTTCGCCTGGGGCCTGATCGCCTGGGACCTTTCGCTGCTCAAGAGCCTCCCGGCGATTTCCCTCGTCGGAAAGAAGGCGCGTTGGGGCCTCGCGGTGGCGGGCCCAGTCGGCTGGGTCGTGCTGGTGCTGGCGGGAATCCAGCTCTCGTGGTATCACCGCCCGCTATCCCGGCTCAAGGAGATCGTGCCGGGTGCGATTTATATCAGCGCGATGCCCACGTATCGAGGTCTGGAAATCGCCCAGGAGCGGCACAAGTTCAAGACGATCATCAACCTCTTCGCCGAGGACACGCCCCGGCGTAGCCCGATCTTGCCGCAGGAGCTGAAGTTCGTCCGAGAGAACGGGATCGCCTACTACAACAGCCCGGCCGATGCGTCGAAGTCGGACGAGTTCCTGGACATGACGCTGGCCCTGGCCCGCGATCCCGCGGCCTGGCCGATCCTGGTCCATTGCCACGGCTGCATGGATCGGACGCCCGCCTGGGTGGGGATCTACAAGTTCGTGGTGCAGGGGAAGCCGCTCGACGGGATCTTCCGGGAGATCGAGGCCCATCGGGGACATCGACCCAAGGCATCGGTGACCTTGCTGTATAATCGTGTCCTCCCTCCGCGAGCCCCCGGGCAATACGCCGAAGATCCGACGGCGCCGATCCTCCGCGAGATCGCGCACGGGATCGTCGATCCTCACGACGCGGCGATCGCCTCGAACGAGGGGCCGAAGGCGAACCCGCGGCTGGCCCGCGGTGTCCCTGGTGCGGCCCACTCACCCGGGAAACTTGACGGGTCTCCGGATCAGGCTAAAGTTCCCCAAGATGCCGCAACAGTCCCCAACCGCGAGTCCTCAGGGCACCATGACACCCCGAATCCCGTTCAGTGA
- a CDS encoding NfeD family protein, whose protein sequence is MNDLTWAFVLLAIGLLLVVAEVFVPSGGLIGLLALGLLCLSLWNAFRYSTEAGWLFILADLGLLPVALIVAVNLWPKTPFAKATFLRPPDAEDLAEPPNASRLDHLIGELGRTLTPMRPSGMVNFEGRRLDGIAEEGMIDANVMVQAVRKQGAYLIVRLAGEIQSPLASIDLEEPLPAVDLSEPLDE, encoded by the coding sequence ATGAATGATTTGACGTGGGCGTTCGTGCTGCTGGCCATCGGCCTGTTGCTCGTCGTCGCCGAGGTCTTCGTCCCCTCGGGCGGGCTGATCGGCCTGCTGGCTCTGGGCTTGCTCTGCCTGAGCCTCTGGAACGCGTTCCGCTACTCGACCGAGGCGGGATGGCTGTTCATCCTGGCCGATCTGGGCCTGCTCCCCGTGGCGCTCATCGTCGCGGTGAACCTCTGGCCCAAGACGCCGTTCGCCAAGGCGACCTTCCTGAGGCCCCCGGACGCCGAAGACCTGGCCGAGCCCCCGAACGCCAGCCGGTTGGACCACCTCATCGGCGAGTTGGGCAGGACCCTGACCCCGATGCGGCCCTCCGGTATGGTCAACTTCGAGGGCAGACGCCTCGACGGCATCGCCGAGGAGGGCATGATCGACGCCAACGTGATGGTCCAGGCTGTGCGCAAGCAGGGGGCCTATCTCATCGTCAGGCTCGCAGGGGAAATCCAATCTCCGCTCGCCTCGATCGACCTGGAAGAACCGCTGCCTGCCGTCGACCTGAGTGAACCGCTCGACGAATAA